A window of the Motacilla alba alba isolate MOTALB_02 chromosome 17, Motacilla_alba_V1.0_pri, whole genome shotgun sequence genome harbors these coding sequences:
- the CAMSAP1 gene encoding calmodulin-regulated spectrin-associated protein 1 isoform X1, whose amino-acid sequence MPRGAAQSPRRPPRLRGCRRRPAMVDVDVCAGGDSTRRKMDALTDSAVEIVPLELYDSARAKIAANLQWICAKAYGIDNVPEELKDPFYIDQYEQEHIKPPVIKLLLSSELYCRVCSLILKGDQVASLQGHQSVIQALSRKGIYVMESDDTPVSESDLGSAPIKMSSHMAMIDALMMAYTVEMISIEKVVASVKRFSTFSASKELPYDLEDAMVFWINKVNLKMREITEKEIKLKQQLMESPGHQKPDLMHALSHCMLEPVEYARVVRYRRDHLSSRQLPYFPVLEDLMKDGSDGAALLAVIHYYCPEQMKLDDICLKEVTSIADSLYNIQLLREFSNEYLNKCFYLTLEDMLYAPLVLKPNVMVFIAELFWWFENVKPDFVQPRDIQEIKDVKAVMQQKSSRPPVPISNATKRSFLATPASPSPAELQPPAQAAPEACSRYYLHPEEPDYLGKGGSPAFSPSHPLLPLRQKQQKSLQGEESPGQRHRSNSLTRVDGQPRGAVLAWPEKKPRPLSQPTPFALHHSASTDVDPGSGDSISLARSISKDSLASNIVNVTPKNQPHPPAVKANGKSLLNNVEMEDEDEELIAIIRSEERPNRGDPEVQNAAARVPSIVATAWSPKTNSEPSDSKPESFYLEPLMPAVLKPAKEKQVINKEDECGEGKQRSFVTKRLNEGHLSLIRKKATSSHGEHDLNRTFTPISSSDFPPVADASSADAVALGEAGVEASRPLASSSLDPSSQELSTGGFFLHAAKADDEVTSKVNVSYGKGLSLHVQDATWTMVRQDSEPDLLDMEDADQDLVAIDSHPIVTKYIGEEESAKLQEDMKVKEHEDKDDASGRSSPCLSTISQVSSVSMASGSVRMTSFAERKLQRLNSYETKSSTSSSQKTTPDGSESCPAPLTTWKQKREQSPNRQNKDNVNLLASELVQLHMQLEEKRRAIEAQKKKMEALSARQRLKLGKAAFLHVVKKGKSPDGPQPLKPEHFAKEYSRHNGEDLDEVSLGSKSEEFLVKEEEREEMLNDSQEVAKVKMQEGLAFAEQHKPKDPAALHDLEKSKIISVALLEDNVTEADINECDLSIEKLNETISTLQQAILKISQQQELLMKSPTVPSPGSRSNSQDQKVKPSIHFVEPLSPTGMNSLRKPPRLGQGRTPRPGRPSELKVPKDRQQNSARVKTPTPSLENLPHLRPFPPNSLAKTPTEVGLEGSPDHGSGAQEKCFFDTYRLHDESNQRALVLSTSKDANILSEMSKEVNNSFKETGLNSSDGSGKENVPVDEPLRSKANLIEVDLSDLKAPDEGELENQDSSTDMISEGDQKSGVGFFFKDEQKAEDELAKKRAAFLLKQQRKAEEARLRKQQLEAEVEQKRDEARRKAEEDRIRKEEEKARRELIKQEYLRKKQQQILEEQGLGKPKSKPKKPRPKSVHREESYSDSGTKCSSTPDNLSSAQSGSSLSLASAATTEPESVHSGGTPSQRVESMESLPILSRNPSRNTERDWENASTASSIASVAEYTGPKLFKEPSSKSNKPIIHNAISHCCLAGKVNEPHKNSILEELEKCDANHYIILFRDAGCQFRALYCYYPDTEEIYKLTGTGPKSITKKMIDKLYKYSSDRKQFNVIPAKTMSVSVDALTIHNHLWQAKRPAVPKKSQTRK is encoded by the exons ACAACGTCCCGGAGGAGCTGAAGGACCCGTTCTACATCGACCAGTACGAGCAGGAGCACATCAAACCCCCCGTGATcaaactgctgctctccagcgAGCTCTACTGCCGCGTCTGCAGCCTCATCCTCAAGGGGGATCAGGTGGCCtctctgcagggacaccagTCCGTCATCCAGGCGCTGTCTCGGAAGGGGATTTACGTCATGGAGAGCGATGACACACCTGTGTCTGAGTCTGATCTGGGCTCCGCACCAATCAAAATG agtTCTCACATGGCAATGATTGATGCTCTCATGATGGCCTACACTGTAGAAATGATCAGCATTGAGAAGGTGGTTGCCAGTGTCAAGCGTTTCTCTACATTCAGTGCCTCAAAAGAACTGCCCTATGATTTGGAGGATGCCATGGTTTTCTGGATTAACAAG GTGAACCTTAAAATGAGAGAGATAACAGAGAAGgagattaaattaaaacaacaacTAATGGAAAGTCCGGGGCATCAAAAG CCTGATCTGATGCATGCCCTGTCTCACTGCATGCTGGAGCCAGTGGAATATGCTCGTGTG GTGCGTTACAGAAGGGACCACCTCTCCAGCAGGCAGTTACCCTATTTCCCTGTGCTGGAAGATCTGATGAAGGATGGTAGTGATGGTGCTGCTCTTCTAGCTGTGATTCACTATTATTGTCCAGAGCAAATGAAACTGGATG atATCTGTTTGAAGGAGGTGACATCAATTGCAGACAGCCTCTATAACATCCAGCTCTTGAGAGAATTCTCAAATGAGTACCTAAACAAATGCTTTTACCTCACCTTGGAGGACATGTTGTATGCTCCTTTGGTTTTAAAG cctAATGTCATGGTGTTCATTGCAGAACTCTTCTGGTGGTTTGAGAATGTCAAACCAGACTTTGTACAGCCAAGAGATATCCAGGAAATAAAAGATG TCAAGGCAGTGAtgcagcagaagagcagccggccccctgtccccatctccaACGCCACCAAGCGCAGCTTCCTGGCCACTCCTGCCAGCCcgagcccagcagagctgcagcccccagcccaggcagcccctgaGGCCTGCAGCAGGTACTACCTGCACCCCGAGGAGCCTGACTACCT TGGCAAAGGAGGAAGCCCTGCCTTCAGCCCTTCCCATCCACTGCTGCCTTTGAggcaaaagcaacaaaaatctTTACAGGGAGAAGAGAGCCCTG GCCAGCGGCACCGATCGAATTCTCTGACCCGCGTTGATGGGCAGCCGCGAGGGGCAGTTCTGGCATGGCCAGAGAAGAAACCCAG GCCTCTGTCTCAGCCAACACCATTTGCTCTTCATCATTCTGCCAGTACTGATGTGGACCCTGGCTCTGGTGACAGCATTAGCCTGGCCAGGTCCATCAGCAAGGACAGTCTTGCTTCCAACATTGTCAATGTAACCCCCAAAAATCAGCCCCACCCTCCAGCAGTGAAAGCTAACGGGAAGAGCTTGCTGAACAACGTAGAAATggaggatgaagatgaggagCTCATTGCAATCATCAGATCTGAAGAAAGGCCAAACCGTGGTGACCCTGAGGTGCAGAATGCAGCAGCCAGGGTGCCCAGCATAGTGGCCACAGCGTGGTCTCCAAAAACAAACAGCGAGCCTTCGGACAGCAAACCTGAGAGCTTTTACCTGGAGCCTTTAATGCCTGCAGTCCTGAAACCAGCCAAGGAAAAACAGGTCATCAATAAAGAGGATGAGTGTGGGGAGGGGAAACAGAGGAGTTTTGTAACAAAGAGGTTAAATGAAGGACACTTGTCTTTGATCCGCAAGAAAGCCACGAGCAGTCACGGTGAGCATGACCTCAATAGGACTTTTACTCCCATTTCTAGCTCTGATTTCCCTCCAGTTGCAGATGCCAGTTCTGCAGATGCAGTGGCCCTGGGGGAAGCAGGTGTAGAAGCTTCCAGACCTTTGGCTAGTAGCAGTTTAGATCCTTCCTCTCAGGAGCTATCCACTGGAGGATTCTTTCTTCATGCTGCTAAAGCTGATGACGAGGTAACGAGTAAAGTCAACGTGAGTTATGGGAAAGGTCTCAGCCTGCACGTTCAGGATGCAACCTGGACCATGGTGAGACAGGACTCGGAGCCGGATCTCCTGGACATGGAAGATGCTGACCAGGATTTGGTGGCCATAGACAGCCATCCTATAGTCACTAAGTACATCGGTGAGGAGGAGTCTGCCAAGCTGCAGGAGGACATGAAGGTGAAGGAGCACGAGGACAAGGACGACGCCAGCGGCcgctccagcccctgcctgagCACCATTTCCCAGGTGAGCAGCGTGTCCATGGCCAGCGGCAGCGTGCGCATGACCAGCTTTGCCgagaggaagctgcagaggctCAACAGCTACGAGACCAAGTCCAGCACCAGTAGctcccaaaaaaccaccccagatGGGTCAGAAAGCTGCCCAGCACCACTGACCACGTGGAAACAAAAGCGAGAGCAGAGCCCCAACAGGCAGAACAAAGACAACGTGAATCTTTTAGCTTCGGAGCTGGTGCAGCTCCACATGCAGCTGGAAGAGAAGCGCAGGGCCATAGAGGCTCAGAAGAAGAAGATGGAAGCTTTATCAGCGAGGCAGAGATTAAAATTGGGCAAGGCAGCTTTCCTGCATGTTGTTAAAAAAGGGAAGTCTCCCGACGGTCCGCAACCTCTTAAGCCAGAACATTTTGCAAAAGAATATTCCCGGCACAATGGGGAAGATTTAGATGAAGTTTCTTTGGGTTCCAAATCTGAGGAGTTTCTTGtgaaagaggaggagagagaagaaatgctCAACGATTCTCAAGAAGtagcaaaagtaaaaatgcagGAAGGCCTGGCTTTTGCTGAGCAACACAAACCAAAAGACCCTGCTGCTCTACACGATctggaaaaaagtaaaattatttctgttgccCTCCTAGAAGACAACGTGACTGAAGCAGACATAAACGAATGTGATCTTTCCATCGAGAAGCTGAATGAAACAATCAGCACCCTGCAGCAGGCCATCTTAAAGAtatcccagcagcaggagctgctgatgaAATCTCCGACAGTGCCATCCCCAGGAAGCAGAAGTAACTCTCAGGACCAAAAGGTGAAACCTTCAATCCATTTTGTTGAGCCCCTGTCTCCAACTGGAATGAACAGCCTGCGGAAACCGCCGCGGCTCGGCCAAGGCAGGACTCCCCGGCCAGGGAGGCCCTCAGAGCTGAAAGTCCCCAAGGACAGGCAGCAGAATTCAGCACGGGTTAAAACCCCAACACCCAGCCTAGAAAACCTTCCACATTTGAGACCTTTCCCACCCAACAGCTTGGCAAAGACACCCACGGAAGTGGGACTGGAAGGCAGCCCTGATCACGGGAGCGGTGCCCAAGAGAAGTGTTTCTTTGATACCTATAGACTTCACGATGAGAGCAATCAAAGGGCACTTGTTCTCTCCACCTCCAAAGATGCAAATATTCTGTCTGAAATGAGCAAAGAGGTGAATAACAGCTTCAAGGAAACAGGGTTGAATTCTTCTGATggctcaggaaaagaaaatgtcccAGTGGATGAGCCCCTGAGAAGCAAGGCTAACCTCATTGAAGTAGATTTGTCTGACTTGAAAGCTCCAGATGAAGGAGAACTTGAAAACCAGGATAGCTCCACGGATATGATTAGTGAAGGTGATCAGAAGtctggtgtgggttttttcttcaag GATGAGCAGAAGGCAGAGGATGAGCTGGCCAAGAAACGTGCGGCGTTCCTCCTGAAGCAGCAGCGCAAGGCCGAGGAGGCTCGGCTGCgcaagcagcagctggaggctgaggTGGAGCAGAAGAGGGATGAAGCTCG CCGCAAAGCTGAGGAGGACCGGATACggaaagaagaggagaaggcTCGGCGAGAGCTCATCAAGCAGGAGTatctgaggaaaaaacagcagcaaattttGGAGGAGCAAGGGCTTGGGAAGCCCAAATCCAAGCCCAAAAAGCCCAGGCCAAAGTCAGTCCATCGTGAGGAATCTTACAGTGATTCAGGCACCAAGTGTTCTTCCACAC CTGATAATCTGAGCAGTGCTCAGTCTGGTTCCAGTCTGTCTTTGGCCTCAGCAGCAACGACTGAGCCTGAAAGTGTTCACTCTGGTGGCACTCCCTCACAGAG AGTTGAATCAATGGAGTCCTTACCCATTCTGAGCAGAAATCccagcagaaacacagagagagaCTGGGAGAATGCTTCCACAGCATCTTCTATTGCTTCAGTGGCAGAATACACAG gtCCAAAATTATTTAAGGAACCCAGCAGCAAATCCAACAAACCTATTATTCACAATGCTATATCTCACTGCTGTCTTGCTGGAAAAGTGAATGAACCACATAAGAACTCAATATTGGAG gagctggagaaatGTGATGCCAACCACTACATCATCCTGTTCCGCGACGCCGGCTGCCAGTTCCGAGCACTTTACTGCTACTACCCCGACACGGAGGAGATCTACAAGCTCACTGGGACGGGGCCAAAGAGCATCACCAAGAAAATGATTGATAAACTCTATAAGTACAGCTCGGACAGAAAACAGTTTAACGTgatcccagccaaaaccatgTCTGTGAGCGTGGATGCCCTCACCATCCACAACCACTTGTGGCAGGCCAAGCGACCCGCGGTGCCAAAGAAGAGCCAGACTCGGAAATGA
- the CAMSAP1 gene encoding calmodulin-regulated spectrin-associated protein 1 isoform X2, translated as MPRGAAQSPRRPPRLRGCRRRPAMVDVDVCAGGDSTRRKMDALTDSAVEIVPLELYDSARAKIAANLQWICAKAYGIDNVPEELKDPFYIDQYEQEHIKPPVIKLLLSSELYCRVCSLILKGDQVASLQGHQSVIQALSRKGIYVMESDDTPVSESDLGSAPIKMSSHMAMIDALMMAYTVEMISIEKVVASVKRFSTFSASKELPYDLEDAMVFWINKVNLKMREITEKEIKLKQQLMESPGHQKSPSKWYWKLVPVRYRRDHLSSRQLPYFPVLEDLMKDGSDGAALLAVIHYYCPEQMKLDDICLKEVTSIADSLYNIQLLREFSNEYLNKCFYLTLEDMLYAPLVLKPNVMVFIAELFWWFENVKPDFVQPRDIQEIKDVKAVMQQKSSRPPVPISNATKRSFLATPASPSPAELQPPAQAAPEACSRYYLHPEEPDYLGKGGSPAFSPSHPLLPLRQKQQKSLQGEESPGQRHRSNSLTRVDGQPRGAVLAWPEKKPRPLSQPTPFALHHSASTDVDPGSGDSISLARSISKDSLASNIVNVTPKNQPHPPAVKANGKSLLNNVEMEDEDEELIAIIRSEERPNRGDPEVQNAAARVPSIVATAWSPKTNSEPSDSKPESFYLEPLMPAVLKPAKEKQVINKEDECGEGKQRSFVTKRLNEGHLSLIRKKATSSHGEHDLNRTFTPISSSDFPPVADASSADAVALGEAGVEASRPLASSSLDPSSQELSTGGFFLHAAKADDEVTSKVNVSYGKGLSLHVQDATWTMVRQDSEPDLLDMEDADQDLVAIDSHPIVTKYIGEEESAKLQEDMKVKEHEDKDDASGRSSPCLSTISQVSSVSMASGSVRMTSFAERKLQRLNSYETKSSTSSSQKTTPDGSESCPAPLTTWKQKREQSPNRQNKDNVNLLASELVQLHMQLEEKRRAIEAQKKKMEALSARQRLKLGKAAFLHVVKKGKSPDGPQPLKPEHFAKEYSRHNGEDLDEVSLGSKSEEFLVKEEEREEMLNDSQEVAKVKMQEGLAFAEQHKPKDPAALHDLEKSKIISVALLEDNVTEADINECDLSIEKLNETISTLQQAILKISQQQELLMKSPTVPSPGSRSNSQDQKVKPSIHFVEPLSPTGMNSLRKPPRLGQGRTPRPGRPSELKVPKDRQQNSARVKTPTPSLENLPHLRPFPPNSLAKTPTEVGLEGSPDHGSGAQEKCFFDTYRLHDESNQRALVLSTSKDANILSEMSKEVNNSFKETGLNSSDGSGKENVPVDEPLRSKANLIEVDLSDLKAPDEGELENQDSSTDMISEGDQKSGVGFFFKDEQKAEDELAKKRAAFLLKQQRKAEEARLRKQQLEAEVEQKRDEARRKAEEDRIRKEEEKARRELIKQEYLRKKQQQILEEQGLGKPKSKPKKPRPKSVHREESYSDSGTKCSSTPDNLSSAQSGSSLSLASAATTEPESVHSGGTPSQRVESMESLPILSRNPSRNTERDWENASTASSIASVAEYTGPKLFKEPSSKSNKPIIHNAISHCCLAGKVNEPHKNSILEELEKCDANHYIILFRDAGCQFRALYCYYPDTEEIYKLTGTGPKSITKKMIDKLYKYSSDRKQFNVIPAKTMSVSVDALTIHNHLWQAKRPAVPKKSQTRK; from the exons ACAACGTCCCGGAGGAGCTGAAGGACCCGTTCTACATCGACCAGTACGAGCAGGAGCACATCAAACCCCCCGTGATcaaactgctgctctccagcgAGCTCTACTGCCGCGTCTGCAGCCTCATCCTCAAGGGGGATCAGGTGGCCtctctgcagggacaccagTCCGTCATCCAGGCGCTGTCTCGGAAGGGGATTTACGTCATGGAGAGCGATGACACACCTGTGTCTGAGTCTGATCTGGGCTCCGCACCAATCAAAATG agtTCTCACATGGCAATGATTGATGCTCTCATGATGGCCTACACTGTAGAAATGATCAGCATTGAGAAGGTGGTTGCCAGTGTCAAGCGTTTCTCTACATTCAGTGCCTCAAAAGAACTGCCCTATGATTTGGAGGATGCCATGGTTTTCTGGATTAACAAG GTGAACCTTAAAATGAGAGAGATAACAGAGAAGgagattaaattaaaacaacaacTAATGGAAAGTCCGGGGCATCAAAAG TCTCCTTCCAAATGGTATTGGAAATTAGTACCT GTGCGTTACAGAAGGGACCACCTCTCCAGCAGGCAGTTACCCTATTTCCCTGTGCTGGAAGATCTGATGAAGGATGGTAGTGATGGTGCTGCTCTTCTAGCTGTGATTCACTATTATTGTCCAGAGCAAATGAAACTGGATG atATCTGTTTGAAGGAGGTGACATCAATTGCAGACAGCCTCTATAACATCCAGCTCTTGAGAGAATTCTCAAATGAGTACCTAAACAAATGCTTTTACCTCACCTTGGAGGACATGTTGTATGCTCCTTTGGTTTTAAAG cctAATGTCATGGTGTTCATTGCAGAACTCTTCTGGTGGTTTGAGAATGTCAAACCAGACTTTGTACAGCCAAGAGATATCCAGGAAATAAAAGATG TCAAGGCAGTGAtgcagcagaagagcagccggccccctgtccccatctccaACGCCACCAAGCGCAGCTTCCTGGCCACTCCTGCCAGCCcgagcccagcagagctgcagcccccagcccaggcagcccctgaGGCCTGCAGCAGGTACTACCTGCACCCCGAGGAGCCTGACTACCT TGGCAAAGGAGGAAGCCCTGCCTTCAGCCCTTCCCATCCACTGCTGCCTTTGAggcaaaagcaacaaaaatctTTACAGGGAGAAGAGAGCCCTG GCCAGCGGCACCGATCGAATTCTCTGACCCGCGTTGATGGGCAGCCGCGAGGGGCAGTTCTGGCATGGCCAGAGAAGAAACCCAG GCCTCTGTCTCAGCCAACACCATTTGCTCTTCATCATTCTGCCAGTACTGATGTGGACCCTGGCTCTGGTGACAGCATTAGCCTGGCCAGGTCCATCAGCAAGGACAGTCTTGCTTCCAACATTGTCAATGTAACCCCCAAAAATCAGCCCCACCCTCCAGCAGTGAAAGCTAACGGGAAGAGCTTGCTGAACAACGTAGAAATggaggatgaagatgaggagCTCATTGCAATCATCAGATCTGAAGAAAGGCCAAACCGTGGTGACCCTGAGGTGCAGAATGCAGCAGCCAGGGTGCCCAGCATAGTGGCCACAGCGTGGTCTCCAAAAACAAACAGCGAGCCTTCGGACAGCAAACCTGAGAGCTTTTACCTGGAGCCTTTAATGCCTGCAGTCCTGAAACCAGCCAAGGAAAAACAGGTCATCAATAAAGAGGATGAGTGTGGGGAGGGGAAACAGAGGAGTTTTGTAACAAAGAGGTTAAATGAAGGACACTTGTCTTTGATCCGCAAGAAAGCCACGAGCAGTCACGGTGAGCATGACCTCAATAGGACTTTTACTCCCATTTCTAGCTCTGATTTCCCTCCAGTTGCAGATGCCAGTTCTGCAGATGCAGTGGCCCTGGGGGAAGCAGGTGTAGAAGCTTCCAGACCTTTGGCTAGTAGCAGTTTAGATCCTTCCTCTCAGGAGCTATCCACTGGAGGATTCTTTCTTCATGCTGCTAAAGCTGATGACGAGGTAACGAGTAAAGTCAACGTGAGTTATGGGAAAGGTCTCAGCCTGCACGTTCAGGATGCAACCTGGACCATGGTGAGACAGGACTCGGAGCCGGATCTCCTGGACATGGAAGATGCTGACCAGGATTTGGTGGCCATAGACAGCCATCCTATAGTCACTAAGTACATCGGTGAGGAGGAGTCTGCCAAGCTGCAGGAGGACATGAAGGTGAAGGAGCACGAGGACAAGGACGACGCCAGCGGCcgctccagcccctgcctgagCACCATTTCCCAGGTGAGCAGCGTGTCCATGGCCAGCGGCAGCGTGCGCATGACCAGCTTTGCCgagaggaagctgcagaggctCAACAGCTACGAGACCAAGTCCAGCACCAGTAGctcccaaaaaaccaccccagatGGGTCAGAAAGCTGCCCAGCACCACTGACCACGTGGAAACAAAAGCGAGAGCAGAGCCCCAACAGGCAGAACAAAGACAACGTGAATCTTTTAGCTTCGGAGCTGGTGCAGCTCCACATGCAGCTGGAAGAGAAGCGCAGGGCCATAGAGGCTCAGAAGAAGAAGATGGAAGCTTTATCAGCGAGGCAGAGATTAAAATTGGGCAAGGCAGCTTTCCTGCATGTTGTTAAAAAAGGGAAGTCTCCCGACGGTCCGCAACCTCTTAAGCCAGAACATTTTGCAAAAGAATATTCCCGGCACAATGGGGAAGATTTAGATGAAGTTTCTTTGGGTTCCAAATCTGAGGAGTTTCTTGtgaaagaggaggagagagaagaaatgctCAACGATTCTCAAGAAGtagcaaaagtaaaaatgcagGAAGGCCTGGCTTTTGCTGAGCAACACAAACCAAAAGACCCTGCTGCTCTACACGATctggaaaaaagtaaaattatttctgttgccCTCCTAGAAGACAACGTGACTGAAGCAGACATAAACGAATGTGATCTTTCCATCGAGAAGCTGAATGAAACAATCAGCACCCTGCAGCAGGCCATCTTAAAGAtatcccagcagcaggagctgctgatgaAATCTCCGACAGTGCCATCCCCAGGAAGCAGAAGTAACTCTCAGGACCAAAAGGTGAAACCTTCAATCCATTTTGTTGAGCCCCTGTCTCCAACTGGAATGAACAGCCTGCGGAAACCGCCGCGGCTCGGCCAAGGCAGGACTCCCCGGCCAGGGAGGCCCTCAGAGCTGAAAGTCCCCAAGGACAGGCAGCAGAATTCAGCACGGGTTAAAACCCCAACACCCAGCCTAGAAAACCTTCCACATTTGAGACCTTTCCCACCCAACAGCTTGGCAAAGACACCCACGGAAGTGGGACTGGAAGGCAGCCCTGATCACGGGAGCGGTGCCCAAGAGAAGTGTTTCTTTGATACCTATAGACTTCACGATGAGAGCAATCAAAGGGCACTTGTTCTCTCCACCTCCAAAGATGCAAATATTCTGTCTGAAATGAGCAAAGAGGTGAATAACAGCTTCAAGGAAACAGGGTTGAATTCTTCTGATggctcaggaaaagaaaatgtcccAGTGGATGAGCCCCTGAGAAGCAAGGCTAACCTCATTGAAGTAGATTTGTCTGACTTGAAAGCTCCAGATGAAGGAGAACTTGAAAACCAGGATAGCTCCACGGATATGATTAGTGAAGGTGATCAGAAGtctggtgtgggttttttcttcaag GATGAGCAGAAGGCAGAGGATGAGCTGGCCAAGAAACGTGCGGCGTTCCTCCTGAAGCAGCAGCGCAAGGCCGAGGAGGCTCGGCTGCgcaagcagcagctggaggctgaggTGGAGCAGAAGAGGGATGAAGCTCG CCGCAAAGCTGAGGAGGACCGGATACggaaagaagaggagaaggcTCGGCGAGAGCTCATCAAGCAGGAGTatctgaggaaaaaacagcagcaaattttGGAGGAGCAAGGGCTTGGGAAGCCCAAATCCAAGCCCAAAAAGCCCAGGCCAAAGTCAGTCCATCGTGAGGAATCTTACAGTGATTCAGGCACCAAGTGTTCTTCCACAC CTGATAATCTGAGCAGTGCTCAGTCTGGTTCCAGTCTGTCTTTGGCCTCAGCAGCAACGACTGAGCCTGAAAGTGTTCACTCTGGTGGCACTCCCTCACAGAG AGTTGAATCAATGGAGTCCTTACCCATTCTGAGCAGAAATCccagcagaaacacagagagagaCTGGGAGAATGCTTCCACAGCATCTTCTATTGCTTCAGTGGCAGAATACACAG gtCCAAAATTATTTAAGGAACCCAGCAGCAAATCCAACAAACCTATTATTCACAATGCTATATCTCACTGCTGTCTTGCTGGAAAAGTGAATGAACCACATAAGAACTCAATATTGGAG gagctggagaaatGTGATGCCAACCACTACATCATCCTGTTCCGCGACGCCGGCTGCCAGTTCCGAGCACTTTACTGCTACTACCCCGACACGGAGGAGATCTACAAGCTCACTGGGACGGGGCCAAAGAGCATCACCAAGAAAATGATTGATAAACTCTATAAGTACAGCTCGGACAGAAAACAGTTTAACGTgatcccagccaaaaccatgTCTGTGAGCGTGGATGCCCTCACCATCCACAACCACTTGTGGCAGGCCAAGCGACCCGCGGTGCCAAAGAAGAGCCAGACTCGGAAATGA